From Immundisolibacter sp.:
CCTGACCTTGTACTTTCTGCTGAACTGGACCCCCACGGTATTGGTCGAAGCGGGGCTGAGCAGCGAAAAAGCCATTCGCGCCGGGATGATGCTCAACCTGGGCGGGGGCATCGGCATGCTGACCCTGGGCTATCTGTCCGCGCGCTGGTCGATGTATCGCATGATGAGCGGCTTTTTTGTCATGGGCGGCGTGTTCATCATCGCACTCGGTCAGGTAACGCGAGCCGTCGACCTGTTGTTCGGGCTCACCATCCTGGCCGGCTTTTTTTCCCTGGGCGGGCTCATCGGTCTGTATTCGCTGGCGGCCCGGCTGTATCCGGATGCAAGCCGCGCCACCGGCATCGGGCTGGCGCTCGGCGCGGGACGCTTTGGCGCCATCCTCGGGCCGTACGCAGGTGGCGTGCTGATCAGCCTGGGCTGGCCGATGGGCCGTTATTTCGCCCTGCTGGCACTACCGCTGATCGCGGTGGCGGCGATTCTGTGGCGCGTGCGACCACCGTCCGTGGTGGCGGCCCGGGTGACCACGAAAAGCGCTGAATAAATCGATCCGGGATTTCCCGGCACTCGCCATGCGCGGGCATCGACGAAGTTTCGGCGATAATTGCGCGCATGATTCGCCTACAAAAACTCACTCTTGTACGCGGCACCAAGCCTTTACTGGAAAGTGCCGACCTTACCCTGAACCCCGGCGAGAAAGTTGGCCTCATTGGCGCCAACGGGTCCGGAAAATCCAGCCTGTTCGCGCTGCTGCGCGGCGAGTTGACGGCCGACGGCGGCGAGGTCGATTTCCCCGCCACCTGGCGCATTGCCCACGTAGCTCAGGAAACTCCGGCCCTGGACCGCCCGGCGCTGGAGTACGCCATCGACGGCGACGCGACCCTGCGCCAGCTGGAATGCCAACTTGCGGATGCCGAGCTCGCCCACGATGGGCAACGCATCGGCTACCTGCATGCCGCTCTGGCCGACGCCGACGCCTACACCGTGCGATCGCGCGCGCAGATCCTGCTCGCGGGGCTGGGATTTCGCCACGCCCAGATGCAAGAGCCGGTCGCCAGCTTCTCCGGCGGCTGGCGCATGCGTCTTAACCTGGCCCAGGCGCTGATGAGCCCGTCCGACCTGCTGCTGCTGGACGAACCCACCAATCACCTCGACCTGGACGCCATCCTGTGGCTGGAAGACTGGCTCAAGCGCTACGCCGGCACGCTGATCATCATTTCGCATGACCGCGATTTTCTGGACGGCATCACCAACGTCATTGCCCACCTGAGCGAGACCAAACTCAAGCGCTACGGCGGCAACTACTCAGCATTCGAGAAGCAGCGCGCCATCAACCTGGCCGTCGGCCAGGCCTCGTTCGAAAAACAATCCCGCGAACGCGCGCACCTGAAATCCTTCATCGACCGCTTCAAGGCCAAAGCCAGCAAGGCCAAGCAGGCCCAGTCACGCATGAAGATGCTGGCCAAGATGGAAGAACTCGCTCCTATCCACGCCGCCGCGGCATTCAGTTTCGAGTTCCGCGAACCGGAACGGGCACCCAATCCGCTGCTGGTGCTGGAGGACGTCACTGCCGGTTACCCGCCAGAGGTGTCGGGCAAACCCGCGAAAGTCATTCTGTCGCGCCTGAATCTGGTCCTGCAGGCCGAGCAGCGCATCGGCCTGCTGGGCATCAACGGCGCCGGCAAATCGACGCTCATAAAAACCCTGGTTGGCGACCTGCCGGCGCTGTCCGGCAGCGTCAACCACAGCAAAGGCCTGTCCATCGGCTACTTCGCCCAGCATCAGGTGGAGATGCTGCGCCACGACCAGACCCCTCTGTGGCATCTGGGCAAGCTGGCCCCGAACGTTCGCGAACAACAACTGCGCAGCTTCCTGGGCGGTTTCAATTTCATCGGCGAAATGGCCATGACGCCGATCGACACTTTCTCCGGGGGCGAGAAGGCGCGCCTGGCGCTGGCGCTGATCGTATGGCAACGCCCCAACCTGCTGGTGCTGGACGAACCGACCAATCATCTTGACCTCGAAACCCGCGAGGCCCTGACCGTGGCCCTGGCGCAATTCGAAGGCACGCTGGTGCTGGTATCGCACGACCGCCACCTGCTGCGCGCCAGCACCGAGGAATTCCTGATCGTCGCCGACGGAAGCCTTAAACCGTTCGACGGCGACCTCGACGACTACCGCGACTGGCTGTTCAAGACCAAGCTCGGCAAACGGGCCTTACTGGAGCCCGCGGTGGCTCCCCCACCGGTCGATCGAAAGGCGCAAAAACGCCAGGGCGCCGCAGCGCGGCAGCACCTGTCCGACCAGAGAAAGCCCATCGAAGCGCGCATCAAGCGCCTGGAAACACAGATCCAGCGCCACACCACCCGCGCCACGGAACTGGAATCCCTGCTCAGCAACCCGTCCCTTTACGACGAGAGCCAGAAAGAAACGCTCAAGGCT
This genomic window contains:
- a CDS encoding ATP-binding cassette domain-containing protein, which codes for MIRLQKLTLVRGTKPLLESADLTLNPGEKVGLIGANGSGKSSLFALLRGELTADGGEVDFPATWRIAHVAQETPALDRPALEYAIDGDATLRQLECQLADAELAHDGQRIGYLHAALADADAYTVRSRAQILLAGLGFRHAQMQEPVASFSGGWRMRLNLAQALMSPSDLLLLDEPTNHLDLDAILWLEDWLKRYAGTLIIISHDRDFLDGITNVIAHLSETKLKRYGGNYSAFEKQRAINLAVGQASFEKQSRERAHLKSFIDRFKAKASKAKQAQSRMKMLAKMEELAPIHAAAAFSFEFREPERAPNPLLVLEDVTAGYPPEVSGKPAKVILSRLNLVLQAEQRIGLLGINGAGKSTLIKTLVGDLPALSGSVNHSKGLSIGYFAQHQVEMLRHDQTPLWHLGKLAPNVREQQLRSFLGGFNFIGEMAMTPIDTFSGGEKARLALALIVWQRPNLLVLDEPTNHLDLETREALTVALAQFEGTLVLVSHDRHLLRASTEEFLIVADGSLKPFDGDLDDYRDWLFKTKLGKRALLEPAVAPPPVDRKAQKRQGAAARQHLSDQRKPIEARIKRLETQIQRHTTRATELESLLSNPSLYDESQKETLKAHLFEQATQVKELKQLEAEWLEQQAALESITA